A portion of the Lolium rigidum isolate FL_2022 chromosome 1, APGP_CSIRO_Lrig_0.1, whole genome shotgun sequence genome contains these proteins:
- the LOC124675285 gene encoding 7-dehydrocholesterol reductase-like gives MGKPAKPSSAAPPPPRPAPSKTVHSAVLTYASMLSLLSLCPPFVILLWYTMVHADGSVVGTYQHLRDHGLLEGLRSIWPMPTVAAGKIILGFALFEAALQLLLPGKRFEGPVSPSGNVPVYKANGLQAYAVTLATYLSLWWFGIFNPAIVYDHLGEIFSTLVFGSFVFCILLYIKGHVAPSSSDSGSSGNAIIDFYWGMELYPRIGKHFDIKVFTNCRFGMMSWAVLAVTYCIKQYEMNGRVADSMLVNTALMLIYITKFYWWESGYWCTMDIAHDRAGFYICWGCLVWVPSIYTSPGMYLVNHPVNLGPQLALSILLAGILCIYINYDCDRQRQEFRRTNGKCLVWGKAPTKIVASYQTTNGETKTSLLLTSGWWGLTRHFHYVPEILSAFFWTVPALFDHFLPYFYVIFLTILLLDRAKRDDDRCSSKYGKYWKTYCNKVPYRVIPGIY, from the exons ATGGGGAAGCCGGCCAAGCCCtcgtccgccgcgccgccgccgccgcggccggcgcCGTCCAAGACGGTGCACTCCGCGGTGCTCACCTACGCCTCCATGCTCTCGCTGCTCTCCCTCTGCCCGCCCTTCGTCATCCTCCT GTGGTACACGATGGTGCACGCGGACGGATCGGTGGTGGGGACGTACCAGCACCTCCGCGACCACGGCCTGCTGGAGGGGCTCAGGTCCATCTGGCCCATGCCCACCGTCGCCGCCGGGAAGATCATCCTCGGCTTCGCCCTCTTCGAGGCCGCCCTGCAGCTGCTTCTCCCCGGGAAGCGCTTCGAGGGCCCTGTCTCACCCTCCGGGAATGTGCCCGTCTACAAG GCAAATGGTTTACAAGCATATGCAGTGACACTCGCCACTTACCTAAGCCTTTGGTG GTTTGGGATTTTTAACCCTGCGATAGTATATGACCATTTGGGCGAGATCTTCTCGACTCTCGTCTTTGGAAGCTTTGTGTTCTGTATTTTGCTGTACATAAAG GGCCATGTAGCACCATCCTCATCTGATTCTGGATCCTCAGGGAACGCGATCATCGATTTCTACTGG GGAATGGAACTGTATCCTCGGATTGGCAAGCATTTTGACATCAAAGTCTTCACAAACTGCCGTTTTGGGATGATGTCCTGGGCTGTTCTTGCTGTAACCTACTGCATCAAGCAG TATGAAATGAATGGCCGAGTTGCAGACTCCATGCTTGTCAATACTGCACTGATGTTGATCTATATCACTAAGTTTTATTGGTGGGAGTCTGGATATTGGTGCACTATGGACATTGCTCATGATagag CCGGTTTCTACATTTGCTGGGGATGCTTGGTATGGGTTCCATCGATATATACCTCTCCTGGAATGTACCTTGTCAATCATCCTGTGAATTTGGGTCCCCAG CTGGCACTGTCAATTCTTCTTGCTGGAATACTGTGTATCTATATAAACTATGATTGTGATCGTCAACGCCAAGAATTTCGCCGGACCAATGGAAAATGCTTAGTCTGGGGCAAAGCTCCGACAAAG ATTGTCGCTTCCTACCAGACCACAAATGGAGAAACAAAAACCAGTCTTCTCTTGACTTCTGGATG GTGGGGCTTGACTCGTCACTTTCACTATGTCCCAGAAATACTATCAGCATTTTTCTGGACCGTCCCAGCTCTTTTCGATCAC TTTCTCCCATATTTCTATGTGATATTTCTGACCATATTATTGCTCGACCGAGCAAAGAGGGATGACGATAGATGCTCATCAAA GTATGGCAAGTATTGGAAGACCTACTGCAATAAAGTACCATACAGGGTTATTCCTGGTATTTACTGA